From Paraburkholderia fungorum, the proteins below share one genomic window:
- a CDS encoding hemin-degrading factor has product MTIVKNSYTTQPESLEQLRNDFVRIKAEQKLRNREAAFALGISEGEVLAAFVGEHVVRLDTRFIELFEEVPMLGSVMALTRNDAAVHEKDGQFANMSHEGPTGIALGDPIDLRIFYSKWAAGFAVTDVTPRGTLKSLQFFDAQGHATHKVYLREHSDHAAYAAFVERWAHVEQTAGMTVTAAPAAPVPTPDEDIDVQAFHAAWHAMTDTHQFFGLLRKFRLARTQALRLAESRYAQRVANDAIATVLNQAAQTELPIMVFVGNHGMIQIHTGPVKTIQAMGPWLNVLDPGFNLHLRTDLIDSAWVVRKPTSDGIVTSLELFDCKGDSIAMLFGARKPGSPELAGWRELIANIAPVMENIAEVTA; this is encoded by the coding sequence ATGACAATCGTGAAGAACAGCTATACGACCCAACCGGAATCGCTCGAACAATTGCGCAACGATTTTGTGCGTATCAAGGCCGAGCAGAAACTGCGTAACCGCGAAGCCGCGTTTGCGCTCGGTATCAGCGAAGGCGAGGTGCTTGCCGCATTTGTCGGCGAACACGTCGTGCGACTCGACACGCGTTTTATCGAGCTGTTTGAAGAGGTGCCGATGCTCGGCTCGGTGATGGCGCTGACGCGCAACGACGCCGCCGTGCACGAGAAAGATGGCCAGTTCGCCAATATGAGCCATGAGGGGCCGACCGGCATTGCACTCGGCGATCCGATCGATCTGCGGATTTTCTACAGCAAATGGGCAGCCGGTTTTGCTGTCACCGACGTCACGCCGCGCGGCACGCTGAAGAGTTTGCAGTTCTTCGACGCGCAAGGCCACGCTACCCACAAGGTTTATCTGCGCGAGCACAGCGATCACGCAGCCTACGCGGCATTTGTCGAACGCTGGGCACATGTGGAGCAGACGGCGGGAATGACGGTGACCGCCGCGCCTGCTGCGCCGGTGCCGACGCCCGACGAGGACATCGACGTGCAAGCGTTTCACGCCGCATGGCATGCAATGACCGACACGCATCAGTTCTTCGGCTTGTTGCGCAAGTTCAGGCTTGCACGTACTCAGGCGCTGCGTCTTGCCGAGTCGCGTTACGCGCAGCGCGTCGCGAACGACGCGATCGCAACGGTATTGAATCAGGCCGCGCAAACTGAATTGCCGATCATGGTGTTCGTTGGCAATCACGGCATGATCCAGATTCATACTGGACCTGTGAAGACGATCCAGGCGATGGGTCCGTGGCTCAATGTGCTCGACCCCGGTTTCAATCTGCATTTGCGCACCGATCTGATCGATAGCGCGTGGGTGGTCCGCAAGCCGACCAGCGATGGCATCGTGACGTCGCTTGAATTATTCGACTGCAAAGGCGATAGCATTGCGATGCTGTTCGGCGCGCGCAAACCGGGTTCGCCGGAACTCGCAGGATGGCGAGAACTGATTGCAAACATCGCGCCGGTTATGGAGAACATTGCCGAGGTGACCGCATGA
- a CDS encoding FecCD family ABC transporter permease produces MKSRRPRAVFTLFAGFRSNGARNPLSVMIALGALLCVSSVAAICLGAYRIAPTTLLAALWRPGALGVDPTILDQARAVLLSIRLPRVVLALIVGAGFGAAGSALQALLRNPLADPGLIGISSGAALGASLAIVCAPWLLSRYGFAGDGVTAFAAFAGALVVTALVYRLSARRGRLSLPVLLLSGIALNALAGATIGVMTYVASDSQLRSLTFWSLGSLAGVQWRTILILLPLVALSAALIGKCSRALNVMQLGEMEAHHLGVPVQRVKRVVLIAAALSVGAIVSCTGQIGFIGLVAPHCVRLVCGPDQRWVLPGSMLFGASLTVLSDLAARTIAAPAEVPLGILTALIGGPFFLALILRNRERLGA; encoded by the coding sequence ATGAAATCGCGTAGACCACGGGCTGTTTTCACGCTGTTCGCCGGTTTCAGATCGAACGGCGCACGCAATCCGCTTAGCGTGATGATTGCGCTGGGCGCGCTGCTATGCGTGTCGAGCGTTGCCGCAATCTGTCTCGGTGCGTACCGGATAGCGCCCACGACGCTATTAGCGGCCCTGTGGCGGCCCGGCGCACTCGGCGTGGACCCGACGATACTCGACCAGGCGCGTGCCGTTCTACTGTCGATCCGCCTGCCGCGCGTCGTGCTCGCGCTGATCGTCGGCGCCGGGTTCGGCGCGGCGGGCAGCGCGTTGCAGGCACTGCTGCGCAATCCGCTCGCCGATCCGGGTTTGATCGGCATATCGAGTGGGGCCGCGCTCGGGGCATCGCTCGCGATCGTCTGTGCGCCGTGGCTATTGTCGCGCTATGGATTCGCGGGCGATGGCGTGACCGCGTTCGCTGCATTTGCTGGGGCGCTCGTCGTTACCGCACTGGTCTACCGTTTGTCCGCGCGGCGAGGGCGCTTGAGCTTGCCCGTGCTGTTGTTGTCGGGCATCGCGCTGAACGCGCTTGCAGGTGCAACGATCGGCGTAATGACGTATGTCGCATCGGATTCGCAACTGCGTTCGCTGACGTTCTGGAGCCTCGGCAGTCTCGCGGGCGTGCAGTGGCGCACGATCCTGATTCTGCTGCCGCTGGTCGCACTGAGCGCGGCGCTGATCGGAAAATGCAGTCGCGCGCTCAATGTGATGCAGCTTGGCGAAATGGAAGCGCATCATCTCGGCGTGCCTGTGCAGCGAGTCAAACGCGTCGTGTTGATTGCGGCTGCGTTGAGCGTCGGCGCGATCGTCTCGTGTACCGGACAGATCGGCTTTATCGGTCTCGTTGCGCCGCATTGTGTGCGCCTCGTTTGCGGCCCGGATCAACGCTGGGTTCTACCAGGATCGATGTTGTTCGGCGCATCGCTAACCGTTCTGTCCGATCTGGCCGCGCGTACGATTGCCGCGCCCGCCGAAGTGCCGCTCGGCATCCTCACTGCATTGATAGGCGGTCCGTTTTTCCTCGCGCTGATTCTTCGCAATCGCGAGAGGCTTGGTGCGTGA
- a CDS encoding heme/hemin ABC transporter substrate-binding protein: MSRRGFDIHRRRIVVGGVAAVVGMAGLNSRMAMAITKTAAPNRVIVIGGALAEIVYALDKSTMLVATDTSCTFPAAVLKLPKVGYQRTLSAEGVLSMHPDLILTSAEAGPPGVLQQIRQTGVNVVSFTETHNVDSLRKKIDGVARELGAMEDGAALRKRVDAEWDNAIKNVAASPLASRAQPLRVLFLLNPSGSQPMVAGQHTAADAMISYAGARNAIQGFDGYRSLSPEALIAAAPDVVLTTDDTLAVSGGAAAILGTPGFASTPAGRNSRIVSLDTLFLLGFGPRLPEAVMALNRQLVSAA; this comes from the coding sequence ATGAGCCGGCGCGGCTTCGACATTCATCGACGCCGCATCGTGGTCGGCGGCGTCGCGGCGGTAGTCGGTATGGCCGGGCTGAATTCGCGAATGGCGATGGCAATAACAAAGACCGCTGCGCCAAATCGTGTGATCGTGATCGGCGGTGCGCTGGCCGAGATCGTGTATGCGCTCGACAAAAGCACGATGCTCGTCGCCACCGATACATCGTGCACGTTTCCCGCTGCCGTGCTGAAACTGCCGAAGGTCGGCTATCAGCGAACGTTATCGGCGGAAGGTGTGCTGTCGATGCATCCCGATCTGATTCTGACCTCCGCCGAAGCGGGGCCGCCAGGTGTGCTGCAGCAGATCCGGCAAACAGGCGTCAACGTCGTGTCGTTCACGGAAACACATAACGTGGATTCGCTGCGGAAAAAAATCGACGGCGTCGCGCGCGAACTCGGCGCGATGGAAGATGGCGCGGCATTGCGCAAACGTGTCGATGCCGAGTGGGACAACGCGATAAAAAACGTCGCCGCCTCACCGCTTGCGAGCCGCGCGCAACCGCTGCGTGTGCTGTTTCTGCTGAATCCTTCGGGTAGTCAACCGATGGTCGCGGGGCAACACACCGCCGCCGACGCGATGATCAGTTACGCCGGAGCGCGCAATGCCATTCAGGGTTTCGATGGTTATCGCAGCCTCTCGCCGGAAGCGTTGATCGCCGCCGCGCCCGATGTCGTGCTGACCACCGACGACACCCTCGCCGTATCGGGCGGAGCGGCGGCGATTCTCGGCACGCCGGGTTTCGCATCGACACCCGCAGGCAGAAATTCGCGAATCGTCTCGCTCGACACATTGTTCCTGCTCGGCTTCGGTCCGCGCTTACCGGAGGCTGTTATGGCGCTGAACCGGCAACTCGTGTCGGCGGCGTGA